The Haloplanus sp. CK5-1 genome contains a region encoding:
- a CDS encoding RtcB family protein, translating into MTTREFDGIRLERVREFVWEIPREGEMGVPARVLASEALLEQIGDDKTLQQLKNATHLPGMTGHAICMPDGHQGYGFPVGGVGATDAENGCISPGAVGYDINCGVRMMKTNLTYDDVRGHEEELVEALFANVPSGLGGGGVVDGDIDTVEAVLSRGVDWALEAGWAVPDDLEHCEDEGRRPDADPSAVSQKAKDRGKNQLGSLGSGNHFLEVQRVTDVYRDDVAASYGLEADQVVVLIHCGSRGLGHQTCTDYLRKIEKRHDDVLAALPDKELAAAPAGSELAEEYYGAMCACINFAWVNRQLIMHRTRQVFERVFDRSWEEMGMDLLYDVAHNIAKRETHTVGVDPQGRPVGGGVAADREERELYVHRKGATRAFPAGHPEVPAAYRDVGQPIIIPGSMGAGSYVLRGGDDSMDLTFGSTAHGAGRLMSRTQAKQEFWGETVQDELRDQQHVYVKAQSGATVAEEAPGVYKDVDEVVRVSDALGIGDRVARTYPVCNIKG; encoded by the coding sequence ATGACCACACGCGAGTTCGACGGGATCCGTCTCGAACGGGTCCGGGAGTTCGTCTGGGAGATTCCACGGGAGGGTGAGATGGGCGTCCCCGCGCGGGTGCTCGCGAGCGAGGCGTTGCTGGAACAGATCGGCGACGACAAGACGCTCCAGCAACTGAAGAACGCGACTCACCTTCCCGGTATGACCGGCCACGCGATCTGCATGCCCGACGGCCACCAAGGGTACGGCTTCCCCGTCGGCGGCGTCGGGGCGACAGACGCCGAGAACGGCTGTATATCGCCCGGAGCGGTCGGATATGACATTAATTGCGGGGTGAGAATGATGAAAACAAACCTCACCTACGACGACGTGCGCGGCCACGAGGAGGAACTCGTGGAGGCGCTGTTCGCGAACGTCCCGTCGGGACTGGGTGGCGGCGGCGTCGTCGACGGCGACATTGACACCGTCGAAGCGGTCCTCTCCCGCGGCGTCGACTGGGCCCTCGAGGCGGGGTGGGCCGTCCCCGACGACCTCGAACACTGCGAGGACGAAGGGCGGCGGCCCGACGCCGACCCCAGTGCCGTCTCCCAGAAAGCAAAGGACAGAGGGAAGAACCAACTCGGCAGTCTCGGGAGCGGCAACCACTTCCTCGAAGTCCAGCGTGTGACGGACGTCTACCGCGACGACGTGGCGGCGTCGTACGGCCTCGAAGCCGACCAAGTCGTCGTCCTGATCCACTGTGGGAGCCGAGGACTCGGCCACCAGACCTGCACCGACTACCTCCGGAAGATCGAGAAGCGCCACGACGACGTACTCGCGGCCCTCCCGGACAAGGAACTCGCGGCCGCGCCCGCCGGGTCGGAACTCGCCGAGGAGTACTACGGCGCGATGTGTGCCTGCATCAACTTCGCGTGGGTGAACCGCCAACTGATCATGCACCGGACCCGACAGGTGTTCGAGCGGGTGTTCGATCGCTCGTGGGAGGAGATGGGGATGGACCTGCTGTACGACGTGGCTCACAACATCGCCAAGCGGGAGACCCACACGGTCGGGGTCGACCCGCAGGGGCGGCCGGTAGGAGGCGGCGTAGCCGCCGACCGCGAGGAGCGCGAACTCTACGTCCACCGCAAGGGAGCGACACGTGCGTTCCCCGCCGGCCACCCGGAGGTGCCGGCGGCCTACCGCGACGTCGGTCAGCCGATCATCATCCCCGGGAGCATGGGCGCGGGGAGCTACGTCCTCCGGGGCGGCGACGACTCGATGGACCTCACCTTCGGGTCGACCGCCCACGGTGCCGGCCGACTCATGAGCCGAACCCAGGCCAAACAGGAGTTCTGGGGCGAGACGGTCCAGGACGAACTCCGCGACCAGCAACACGTCTACGTCAAGGCCCAGAGCGGTGCGACCGTCGCCGAGGAGGCCCCCGGCGTCTACAAGGACGTCGACGAGGTGGTCCGGGTGTCGGACGCCCTCGGCATCGGCGACCGGGTGGCGCGGACGTATCCGGTGTGTAACATCAAGGGGTAG
- a CDS encoding translation initiation factor eIF-2B, producing the protein MIDETIEEIRRMETHSSSVVAVKATAALGELLDREYRNVEEYERDLERNAGALRRANPSHASLHKAMREVVDAVLEAADTVEQAKALTEAEIDRVTEDIETGKRRAADRAADTFEDGETFLTHDFSSTVLEAIETAAADGRHLTAYVTEARPRYLGRKTARRLAELDRVDPHLLVDSAAGYVLDRCDRVIVGMDCIVEDTLYNRVGTFPLAAAADVVGVPVTVVGSGSKVIEEDFVFENETRPPAEVVREPIEGITVENPAYDATPVSLIDEVVTDRERYEP; encoded by the coding sequence ATGATCGACGAGACCATCGAGGAAATCCGCCGGATGGAGACACACAGTTCGTCGGTGGTCGCGGTCAAGGCCACGGCCGCGCTGGGCGAACTGCTCGATCGCGAGTATCGGAACGTCGAGGAGTACGAACGCGACCTCGAACGCAACGCCGGAGCGCTCCGGCGGGCCAACCCCTCGCATGCCTCGCTCCACAAGGCGATGCGGGAGGTCGTCGACGCCGTCCTCGAGGCGGCCGACACCGTCGAACAGGCCAAGGCCCTGACCGAGGCCGAAATCGATCGGGTCACCGAGGACATCGAGACGGGCAAGCGGCGGGCGGCCGACCGCGCGGCCGACACGTTCGAGGACGGCGAGACGTTCCTCACACACGACTTCTCCTCGACCGTACTGGAGGCCATCGAGACGGCGGCGGCCGACGGGCGACACCTCACGGCCTACGTCACCGAGGCACGCCCCCGGTATCTCGGCCGCAAGACTGCCCGACGCCTCGCCGAACTCGACCGGGTCGATCCCCACCTCCTCGTCGACAGCGCCGCCGGCTACGTCCTCGACCGCTGTGACCGCGTGATCGTCGGCATGGACTGCATCGTCGAGGACACCCTCTACAACCGAGTCGGCACCTTCCCCCTCGCCGCCGCCGCCGACGTGGTCGGCGTCCCGGTCACCGTCGTCGGGTCGGGGTCGAAGGTGATCGAGGAGGACTTCGTCTTCGAGAACGAGACGCGGCCGCCGGCCGAGGTGGTTCGCGAACCGATCGAGGGCATCACCGTCGAGAACCCGGCGTACGACGCGACGCCCGTGTCACTGATCGACGAAGTGGTGACTGACCGCGAGCGCTACGAGCCCTAG
- a CDS encoding N-acetyltransferase — MSVTVEKRVDGPGATEYADEAWELKERIRREEGVLKQRKRFFMDAYRRSTTHLLYLGDDLAGFATTRRDGYILFLAVAPHHRGEGFGRRLVAEVAEDHRTVTCHVRATNEGALSFYETIGFEIKRRIEGYYEDDGDAYYLRLGPDERLRDRLSELIRR; from the coding sequence GTGAGCGTCACCGTCGAGAAGCGAGTGGATGGGCCCGGCGCGACCGAGTACGCCGACGAGGCGTGGGAACTCAAGGAGCGCATCCGGCGGGAGGAGGGCGTCCTGAAACAGCGAAAGCGCTTCTTCATGGACGCCTACCGACGGTCGACGACCCACCTCCTCTATCTCGGTGACGACCTGGCGGGGTTCGCGACGACGCGACGGGACGGCTACATCCTCTTTCTGGCCGTCGCCCCCCACCACCGCGGCGAGGGGTTCGGCCGACGCCTCGTCGCGGAGGTGGCCGAGGACCACCGTACCGTGACCTGTCACGTGCGAGCGACGAACGAGGGGGCGCTCTCCTTCTACGAGACGATCGGTTTCGAGATCAAACGCCGCATCGAAGGGTACTACGAGGACGATGGCGACGCCTACTACCTCCGACTCGGCCCGGACGAACGCCTCCGTGACCGACTCTCCGAGTTGATCCGGCGCTAG
- a CDS encoding CDC48 family AAA ATPase yields MKLTVKPLKQKDAGRGLAAIDRAAAAEMGLEVGDYVRIEGREGTAIARVWPGLPEDQGTGVIRIDGQLRQQADVGIDDRVEVEKAEVKAAERVTVALPQQIGIRGDIGHYLRDKLTDKPITKGQTLRVPFGFGFMGGRQSKALPMKVADTDPSGTVVVTDSTEIAVSEKPAEQIREETEGEAHGDTPDVTYEDIGGLDRELEQVREMIELPMRHPELFRRLGIDPPKGVLLHGPPGTGKTLIAKAVANEIDASFHNISGPEIMSKYYGESEEQLREVFEEAEEEAPAIVFIDEIDSIAPERGEAGGDVERRVVAQLLSLMDGLEDRGEVVVIGATNRVDAIDPALRRGGRFDREIEIGVPDRDGRREILQVHTRNMPLADDVDVEGFADSTHGYVGADLESLAKEAAMSALRRIRPQIDLEEEEIDAEILESLEVDQNDFQEAMKGIEPSALREVFVEVPDVTWADVGGLEDTKERLRETIQWPLDYPEVFEAMDMESAKGVLMYGPPGTGKTLLAKAVANEAESNFISVKGPELLDKYVGESEKGVREIFSKARENAPTVIFFDEIDAIATERGQNTGDSGVSERVVSQLLTELDGLETLEDVVVIATSNRPDLIDSALLRPGRLDRHVHVPVPDETARRAIFEVHTRDKPLADDVDLDRLARRTENYVGADIEAVCREASMAASREFINSVSPDEIGESLGNVRITMDHFERALDEVVASVTEEIRERYREIEQRFSTEEATPANGADSSRTFH; encoded by the coding sequence ATGAAGCTCACCGTCAAACCCCTGAAACAGAAGGACGCCGGGCGGGGACTGGCCGCCATCGACCGCGCGGCCGCCGCCGAAATGGGTCTCGAGGTCGGCGACTACGTCCGGATCGAGGGGCGGGAGGGCACCGCGATCGCTCGCGTCTGGCCCGGCCTCCCCGAGGATCAGGGCACGGGCGTGATCCGTATCGACGGCCAACTCCGCCAGCAGGCGGACGTGGGCATCGACGACCGCGTCGAGGTCGAGAAGGCCGAGGTGAAGGCCGCCGAGCGCGTGACGGTCGCGCTCCCCCAGCAGATCGGCATCCGAGGCGACATCGGCCACTACCTCCGCGACAAACTCACGGACAAGCCGATCACGAAGGGACAGACCCTGCGAGTCCCCTTCGGGTTCGGGTTCATGGGCGGTCGCCAGAGCAAGGCGCTCCCGATGAAGGTAGCCGACACCGACCCATCGGGGACGGTCGTCGTCACCGATTCGACGGAGATCGCCGTCAGCGAGAAGCCCGCCGAGCAGATCCGCGAGGAGACGGAGGGCGAGGCCCACGGCGACACGCCCGACGTGACCTACGAGGACATCGGCGGCCTCGACCGCGAACTCGAACAGGTTCGCGAGATGATCGAACTGCCGATGCGCCACCCGGAGCTGTTCCGACGGCTGGGGATCGACCCGCCGAAGGGCGTGCTCCTGCACGGGCCGCCGGGCACGGGTAAGACGCTGATCGCGAAGGCCGTCGCCAACGAGATCGACGCCTCCTTCCACAACATCAGCGGCCCGGAGATCATGTCGAAGTACTACGGCGAGAGCGAGGAGCAACTCCGCGAGGTGTTCGAGGAGGCCGAGGAGGAGGCCCCGGCGATCGTCTTCATCGACGAGATCGACTCCATCGCCCCCGAGCGCGGCGAGGCGGGCGGCGACGTCGAGCGGCGTGTCGTCGCACAACTCCTGAGCCTCATGGACGGCCTCGAGGACCGCGGCGAAGTCGTCGTGATCGGCGCGACCAACCGGGTCGACGCCATCGACCCCGCGCTGCGGCGTGGCGGCCGGTTCGACCGCGAGATCGAGATCGGCGTCCCGGACCGCGACGGCCGCCGCGAGATCCTGCAGGTCCACACCCGCAACATGCCCCTCGCGGACGACGTCGACGTCGAAGGGTTCGCCGACTCCACCCACGGCTACGTCGGCGCGGACTTGGAGAGCCTCGCGAAGGAGGCCGCGATGAGCGCCCTCCGGCGCATTCGCCCGCAGATCGACCTCGAAGAGGAGGAGATCGACGCCGAGATCCTCGAATCCCTCGAGGTCGACCAGAACGACTTCCAGGAGGCGATGAAGGGTATCGAACCCTCCGCGCTCCGGGAGGTGTTCGTCGAGGTGCCCGACGTCACCTGGGCCGACGTCGGCGGCCTCGAGGACACCAAAGAGCGCCTCCGCGAGACGATCCAGTGGCCGCTGGACTACCCCGAGGTGTTCGAGGCCATGGACATGGAGTCCGCGAAGGGCGTGCTCATGTACGGCCCGCCGGGGACGGGGAAGACCCTCCTGGCGAAGGCCGTCGCCAACGAAGCCGAATCCAACTTCATCTCGGTGAAAGGACCCGAGTTGCTCGACAAGTACGTCGGGGAGAGCGAGAAGGGCGTCCGCGAGATCTTCAGCAAGGCTCGCGAGAACGCCCCGACCGTGATCTTCTTCGACGAGATCGACGCCATCGCGACCGAGCGGGGACAGAACACCGGTGACTCCGGCGTCTCCGAGCGCGTCGTCTCCCAACTCCTGACCGAACTCGACGGGCTGGAGACCCTGGAGGACGTGGTCGTGATCGCCACCTCGAACCGGCCGGACCTCATCGACTCGGCGCTCCTGCGTCCGGGGCGGCTGGACCGACACGTCCACGTGCCCGTGCCCGACGAGACGGCGCGCCGGGCCATCTTCGAGGTCCACACCCGCGACAAGCCGCTGGCGGACGACGTCGACCTCGACCGCCTCGCGCGGCGGACGGAGAACTACGTCGGCGCGGATATCGAGGCGGTCTGCCGCGAAGCCTCGATGGCCGCCTCCCGGGAGTTCATCAACAGCGTCTCGCCCGACGAGATCGGCGAGTCGCTGGGGAACGTCCGGATCACGATGGACCACTTCGAGCGGGCGCTCGACGAGGTCGTCGCGAGCGTGACCGAGGAGATCCGCGAGCGCTACCGCGAGATCGAACAGCGGTTCTCCACCGAGGAAGCGACCCCGGCGAACGGCGCCGATTCGAGTCGGACCTTCCACTAG
- a CDS encoding DUF7127 family protein — MVNQQYAGESETFVRRYDYEDEWVMAADVGGDHLDVDIVDGTAIVVVDGETEAELDLPGSVERVDTNNGVLEVRGE, encoded by the coding sequence ATGGTGAATCAGCAATACGCCGGAGAATCCGAGACGTTCGTGCGGCGGTACGACTACGAGGACGAGTGGGTGATGGCGGCCGACGTCGGCGGCGACCACTTGGACGTCGACATCGTCGACGGGACGGCCATCGTGGTCGTCGACGGGGAGACCGAGGCCGAACTGGACCTCCCCGGATCGGTCGAGCGCGTCGACACGAACAACGGTGTGCTGGAGGTGCGCGGCGAATGA
- a CDS encoding MFS transporter has product MPSLSLSTRRRRAGLWLLLAGGFLFVNFHRTTTAVLADPLARAFDATGAELGLLHASFFYVYAPLQLPAGLIVDRYGPRRVGAVGLGVLTGGVVAFAVAETLVAGYLARAVVGLGGSVLYISTLRFCANWFRADEYATMTGYTVAAAGVGGVLATTPLALATQRVGWRTAMLAAGAATGVLTVAIAVAVRDEPSDAEAAVVDVGRGEERRVASAAETLANVRRVVVEPETWLMGIALFCVLGVNFTVLGLWGVPFLVDTYGISIARASTFVLVGNVGFVLGSPALGALSDRLGRRTELIVATALAFTAAYGVLLFVPPLPIVAAALFVALLGNGGVALVFTVGKERHAPRVAGTITGVVNGVGYFGAAVLPGVMGAVLDAYWTGEMINGARVYTVFGYRVAFGIATLAGVVATVAAVVLHRRESRSGSRPTVD; this is encoded by the coding sequence GTGCCCTCGCTCTCGCTCTCGACACGACGCCGGCGTGCGGGACTGTGGCTGTTGCTCGCGGGCGGGTTCCTCTTCGTCAACTTCCACCGGACGACGACGGCCGTCCTCGCGGACCCGCTCGCACGGGCGTTCGACGCGACGGGGGCGGAACTGGGGCTGTTACACGCCTCCTTCTTCTACGTCTACGCTCCCCTCCAACTTCCGGCGGGGCTGATCGTCGACCGGTACGGTCCCCGTCGAGTCGGAGCCGTCGGCCTCGGCGTGTTGACCGGTGGTGTCGTCGCCTTCGCCGTCGCGGAGACGCTCGTCGCCGGCTACCTCGCCCGGGCAGTCGTCGGGCTGGGCGGGAGCGTGCTGTACATCTCGACGCTGCGCTTCTGTGCCAACTGGTTTCGCGCCGACGAGTACGCCACCATGACCGGATACACCGTCGCCGCGGCGGGGGTCGGGGGGGTCCTCGCGACGACGCCGCTCGCACTCGCGACCCAGCGCGTGGGGTGGCGGACGGCGATGCTCGCGGCGGGGGCGGCGACCGGCGTGCTCACCGTCGCCATCGCCGTCGCCGTCCGAGACGAACCGTCCGACGCGGAGGCGGCGGTCGTCGACGTCGGCCGTGGTGAGGAGAGACGGGTCGCCTCGGCCGCCGAAACCCTCGCCAACGTCCGGCGCGTCGTCGTCGAGCCCGAGACGTGGCTGATGGGAATCGCGCTGTTCTGTGTCCTCGGGGTGAACTTCACCGTCCTCGGTCTCTGGGGCGTTCCCTTCCTCGTCGACACGTACGGCATCTCCATCGCCCGTGCCTCGACGTTCGTCCTCGTCGGGAACGTCGGGTTCGTCCTCGGCTCGCCGGCGCTTGGCGCGCTCTCGGATCGGCTCGGCCGGCGGACGGAACTGATCGTCGCCACGGCGCTCGCCTTCACCGCCGCGTACGGTGTACTCCTGTTCGTGCCACCGCTCCCGATCGTCGCGGCCGCCCTGTTCGTCGCGTTGCTGGGGAACGGCGGGGTCGCCCTCGTGTTCACCGTCGGGAAGGAGCGCCACGCACCGAGGGTCGCCGGAACTATCACGGGCGTCGTCAACGGCGTCGGCTACTTCGGGGCGGCGGTCCTCCCGGGGGTCATGGGGGCCGTCCTCGACGCGTACTGGACCGGCGAGATGATCAACGGTGCGCGCGTGTACACCGTCTTCGGCTACCGGGTCGCGTTCGGTATCGCGACGCTGGCCGGCGTCGTCGCCACCGTCGCCGCGGTGGTGCTCCACCGCCGCGAGTCGCGCTCGGGCAGTCGACCGACGGTGGACTGA
- a CDS encoding CBS domain-containing protein yields the protein MIDFPVSSVMADVAPVGLAADRMRDDGVSRLPVVDDDGTYVGLVVRDDLLPYLSRHRLEIDWTGETLSLEGSQGPVSAE from the coding sequence ATGATCGACTTCCCTGTTTCGTCAGTGATGGCCGACGTGGCACCGGTCGGCCTCGCGGCGGACAGGATGCGCGACGACGGCGTGAGCCGCCTCCCGGTCGTCGACGACGACGGAACGTACGTCGGCCTCGTCGTTCGCGACGACCTCCTGCCGTACCTCTCGCGTCACCGACTCGAGATCGACTGGACGGGCGAAACGCTCTCGCTGGAGGGGAGTCAGGGGCCAGTATCGGCCGAGTGA
- a CDS encoding alpha/beta hydrolase, translating to METVTHHGRETAYRRFDPGGDGEPLLLIHGSGGSHVVWSAQTPLAADRPVIALDLSGHGESEDVDASPGYETLSAYVDDTLAVARATDARFLCGHSMGGAVVLSLLIERDADPGGVVLAGTGARLAVLDDLLRWLRSDFERAVEFLNGPDRLFHDPDDRLLSAASEALHETGRAVTHRDFRTCHTFDVRERLDEVDVPALAVVGEHDALTPPWYHEALAEGIPDAEWTTVDDAAHLAMLERPEAFNAAVSTFLDGIATH from the coding sequence ATGGAGACAGTCACACACCACGGCCGGGAGACGGCTTACCGTCGCTTCGACCCGGGTGGCGACGGGGAGCCACTCCTCTTGATCCACGGAAGCGGTGGTTCGCACGTCGTCTGGAGCGCACAGACTCCCCTCGCCGCCGACCGTCCGGTGATCGCTCTGGATCTGAGCGGGCACGGCGAGAGCGAGGACGTGGACGCCAGTCCGGGCTACGAGACGCTGTCGGCCTACGTCGACGACACCCTCGCCGTCGCCCGCGCGACCGACGCGCGCTTCCTGTGTGGGCACTCGATGGGCGGTGCGGTCGTCCTCTCCCTGCTGATCGAGCGCGACGCCGACCCCGGCGGCGTGGTCCTCGCCGGAACGGGCGCGCGACTGGCCGTCCTCGACGACCTCCTCCGGTGGCTCCGCTCGGACTTCGAGCGGGCGGTCGAGTTCCTCAACGGTCCCGACCGGCTCTTTCACGACCCCGACGACCGGCTCCTGTCGGCCGCCAGCGAGGCACTCCACGAGACGGGACGGGCCGTCACCCACCGCGACTTCCGGACCTGCCACACGTTCGACGTGCGCGAGCGACTGGACGAGGTCGACGTCCCCGCGCTGGCGGTCGTGGGCGAACACGACGCGCTCACGCCGCCGTGGTACCACGAGGCCCTCGCCGAAGGTATCCCGGACGCGGAGTGGACGACCGTCGACGACGCGGCCCACCTCGCCATGCTCGAACGGCCCGAGGCGTTCAACGCGGCAGTGTCCACGTTCCTCGACGGAATCGCCACGCATTAG
- a CDS encoding DUF5822 domain-containing protein produces MPQRVDRTDPEGVDFGWVMQVTFVATIVVGAPLVAALSTTTPLPTWDARAVFAVRVGALVWFVTALLAYVYARHATDADAD; encoded by the coding sequence GTGCCACAGCGCGTCGATCGGACCGATCCCGAGGGCGTCGACTTCGGGTGGGTGATGCAGGTGACGTTCGTCGCGACCATCGTCGTCGGCGCGCCCTTGGTGGCTGCCCTGTCGACGACCACGCCCCTTCCGACGTGGGACGCGCGGGCGGTCTTCGCCGTCCGGGTCGGCGCACTCGTCTGGTTCGTCACCGCGCTTCTCGCCTACGTGTACGCCCGGCACGCGACGGATGCGGACGCAGACTGA
- a CDS encoding archease — protein MPFELRPHTADVAVAATGDDLGGTFAAAADGLAAATCDDIPDVGDRFSLTVRAEGREALLFDYLDRLIYERDVRGVLPAGNAATVSEVDGEWLIEATARGVPFSTIEARDVKAVTYSEMRIGRVDDGWEAYVVLDV, from the coding sequence ATGCCCTTCGAACTCCGACCCCACACGGCCGACGTGGCCGTCGCGGCGACCGGCGACGACCTCGGCGGGACGTTCGCCGCCGCCGCCGACGGCCTCGCGGCCGCCACCTGCGATGACATCCCCGACGTGGGCGATCGATTCTCGCTCACCGTCCGCGCCGAGGGACGGGAGGCGCTCCTCTTCGACTACCTCGATCGACTCATCTACGAACGCGACGTTCGGGGCGTCCTCCCCGCCGGCAACGCGGCGACGGTCAGTGAGGTCGACGGCGAGTGGCTGATCGAGGCGACTGCCCGCGGCGTGCCCTTCTCGACCATCGAGGCCCGCGACGTGAAGGCGGTGACCTACTCCGAAATGCGGATCGGCCGCGTCGACGACGGCTGGGAGGCGTACGTCGTCCTCGACGTGTAG